A stretch of Henckelia pumila isolate YLH828 chromosome 4, ASM3356847v2, whole genome shotgun sequence DNA encodes these proteins:
- the LOC140861069 gene encoding uncharacterized protein has protein sequence MAPIFNAISGVSPTMSLCARKPRLVHLYEPKSKKKRNFQYNMCLPQSVHAFMHETITNTVIDKFRQIVKEGHLFALKDIIIVQNHMFYKTTQNKYKFLVVKNSRVCESFEETFSSYMYEFISFGELKNQKVVDEIMRRYFLSRIFQGEISVSIAYQITKMLVNKYLDEIKDFRIRLSTEYNNPSTVSTTSLTIAHSLLEEITTSKGIFKTIQQIYENNEVGSFWVNVKIASVETHGKWYYFSCANCLKRVTPVGERLYYEKCNRFDSNGKMRHCKVLRLTKNMRLNLACDEGDEIKRFSDWISNIGDENIKEPNDGYVNIDISDEMLLKVCNDPIATIEESTYPLFGTTISDTTYFQ, from the exons ATGGCACCCATCTTCAACGCAATCAGCGGGGTTTCTCCAACCATGAGTTTATGTGCTAGGAAGCCGCGTTTAGTTCATCTATATGAACccaaatcaaagaaaaaacGAAATTTTCAGTATAACATGTGTCTTCCACAATC GGTTCATGCATTCATGCATGAGACGATCACAAATACGGTTATCGACAAGTTTAGACAAATTGTTAAAGAGGGACATTTGTTTGCTCTTAAAGATATTATAATTGTTCAAAATCACATGTTTTACAAAACAACacaaaataaatacaaattttTGGTTGTTAAAAATTCTCGCGTCTGTGAGAGTTTTGAAGAAACATTTTCGTCCTACATGTatgaattcatatcatttggagaGCTGAAAAATCAAAAAGTGGTGGATGAGATCATGAGAAGATACTTTTTG TCAAGAATATTTCAAGGTGAAATAAGTGTATCTATTGCCTACCAAATCACCAAGATGTTGGTGAACAAATATTTGgatgaaatcaaagattttcgAATAag ATTGAGCACCGAGTACAACAACCCCAGCACTGTAAGCACAACCTCTCTAACAATTGCACATAGTTTATTAGAAGAAATTACAACTTCGAAAGGAATTTTCAAGACTATTCAACAAATTTATGAGAACAATGAG GTCGGTAGCTTTTGGGTTAATGTTAAAATAGCAAGTGTTGAAACACATGGTAAATGGTATTATTTTTCGTGTGCAAATTGTCTAAAAAGAGTTACCCCTGTTGGTGAGAGACTCTATTATGAAAAATGTAATCGTTTTGATTCAAATGGAAAAATGAG ACACTGCAAAGTTTTGAGATTGACTAAGAATATGCGACTGAATTTGGCTTGTGATGAAGGTGATGAAATTAAGAGATTTTCAGATTGGATTTCAAATATAGgagatgaaaatattaaagaACCAAATGATGGTTATGTCAACATTGATATTTCGGATGAAATGTTGCTGAAAGTCTGCAATGATCCTATTGCAACAATAGAGGAGAGTACATATCCGTTGTTTGGTACTACGATAAGTGATACAACATATTTTCAGTAA